The Acidobacteriota bacterium genome contains the following window.
GCCTGCCGGTCTTCCCACAAGCTCCCGATGACGAACCGATGATGAGATCAGGAGACCTCCAGCCATGCCACCGATTCCTCGCCCTGCGCTGCCCCCGCAGCTCCGCCGCTCGTCCCTTCGGTCCTTTCTCTGTCTGCTCCTCGGTGGCCTGATGCTGGCGACGGCTCTTCCCTCCCGCGCCATGGATGGCCCCTCCATGGACAGCACGTCGAGCTTGAGCGACGCGGTGGTCGGCCAGGCCCAGGAAGCGCTGCTCGAAATGCATCCCGAAGAAGCGGAGCGCATCCGCCGCGGCGTCGAGCAGGCCGCCGCCCTGTGGCGCCCGGAGGACGGCGATGGAGAAGCCTTCAGGGCATTTGTCCAGCAGGAGTTCATCCCCCGAGGCGAGACCCTGGACCTCACCTTCCAGCGTCTGGAATTCGCCATGGAGCGCCTCGACGGCTACATGACCTCGCTGGTGCGGGACCTGCGCCGGGGCGTCGACCTGGAGATCGGCCCCCTGCTGCCGGTGGATCGCCGGCTCGGAGGCTACAGCCCCGCCGCCCACGTGGTGGACGACCTCTTCGCCAACAAAATCGCCTTCGTGGTGCTGCTCAACTTCCCCCATTCGAGCCTCGACGAGCGCCGGTCCCAGGGCGCTGAGTGGAGCCGCGAACGTTGGGCCCAGGAGCGCCTCACCGACGTCTTCTCCACCCGCGTACCGGCCGCCGCCCAACAGGCGGTGGCGGGAGCCATGGCCGACGCCGACTCCTACATCAACGGCTACAACCTGCACCTGCACCACGTGCTCACCGAGGACGGCCAGCGCCTCTTCCCGGAAGGCCTGCGATTGATCAGCCATTGGGGCCTGCGGGACGAGCTCAAGGCGCGCTACGCCGATGCCGAGGGCTTGCCCAAGCAGCGGCTGATCCAGCAGGTCTTCGAGAAGATCGTCGCCCAAGAGATTCCGGCGGCGGTGATCGACGAGCCGCGCCTCGACTGGACCCCCGCCACCGGCGTGGTGGCACCGGCTCCGGAAGCTGAGAATGCCCCCGCCGCCGACCCAAGCCGCGAGCCCGACACCCGCTACCAGCACTGGCTGGAGATCTTCCGCGCTCAGCGTCAGGTCGACGCCCACGATGCGGACAACCCGAGCCACATGGCCCGCCGCTTCAACGTCGACCGGGAGATCCCCGAGGAGCGGGTGCGCCAGCTCTTCGAGTCCATTCTCTCCTCGCCCCTAGGCCAGAGCGTCGGCGAGCTCGCCGCCCAGCGCCTGGGCCGGCCGCTCGAGCCCTTCGACATCTGGTACAACGGCTTCGTCCCCGGCGGCGGCCGGGACGAGGACGAGCTGAGTGAGCTCACCCGCGCCCGCTACCCCTCCGCCGACGCCTTCGCCGCCGATTTACCACGCATCCTGGACGAGCTCGGCTTCCCCGAGGACCGCGCCGCCTTCCTCGCCGAGCGCATCGTGGTGGAGCCCTCCCGCGGCGCCGGCCACGCCTTCGGCCCGGCCCGCCCCGACGACAATGCCCATCTGCGCACCCGCATCGGCGAAGGGGGCATGGACTACAAGGGCTATAACATCGCCGTCCACGAGCTGGGGCACAACGTCGAGCAGGTCTTCTCCATCGCCGCCATCGACCACACCCTGCTCCAGGGCGTGCCCAATACCGCCTTCACCGAAGCCCTGGCCTTCGTCTTCCAGAACCGCGACCTGGAGCTGCTGGGCCTCGACGCCGGCGATCCCGACGCCGAGCATCTGGTGGCCCTGGACACCTTCTGGAACACCCGCGAGATCGCCGGCGTGGCGCTGGTGGACATGGCCGTCTGGCACTGGATGTACGAACACCCCGACGCCACCCCGGCGGAGATGCGCCAAGCGGTGCTGGAGATCGCCCAGGACGTCTGGAACCGCTACTTCGCCGACGTCTTCGGCATTCGCGATCAGACCCTGCTGGCGGTCTACTCACACATGGTGGACGGCGCCCTCTACACCCCCGACTACCCCCTGGGCCACCTCATCGCCTACCAGATCGAGCGCCACTTCGCCGGCCTCGACGGACCTCTGGGACCGGAATTCGAGCGCATCACCCGCATCGGTCGGCTGACCCCGGATCTGTGGATGCGCCAGGCGGTGGGCTCCCCCCTCTCCGCCCAGCCCCTGCTGGACGGCACCGAGGAGGCGGTGGAAGCGCTGGCTTCCCACTAGCAGCCCGTGGTGAAAGTCAGACGCCAGCGAGAGCGAGCAATTTTTCGCCGAATCAAGGCCGGAAAACCGCAGGCGATGCGGGTATCGGCGAGGTTTTCGAACGAAGATTCGGTGGAAAAGGGCCGCTCGTAGCGCGGCTCGACTTTCACCACGGGCTGCTAACAGCCCGACACTGAGGCGCCCATCGAAAGGAAACCGTCGAAAGGAGACCGCATCCCCATGAGAGCTTCGACCTACTGTCTTTTCGCCCTCACCTTCGTCCTGCTCGTCGGCATTGCCCTCCCCGTCCAGGCCGCCAAACCCCTGGCGGAGGTCAACCTGGAGCTCGGACGCACGGAGACCAACCGCATCACCGCCCCGGTCTTCGACACCGCCCAGGCCCCCAGCGTCCGCTTCGAGCCGCTGCAGGTCGACTTCGACACCTCTGGACTGGTGGTGCGGCGGCTGGTCAAGCGGGTGCCCCAGAACACCCTGCCGGCGAACCTCGACGTCGGTCAGCTCCTCACCGACGGCCTGACCTGGGAGGGCCGATCCATGGGGCTGGGCCGGGCGGAGGGGGACTCCCCCGATTGGACCGTCAGCGGCCGCATCGACGACCTCTTCCTGGCGACCCGCCCCATCCCCTTCGGCCCCATCCTCTACTACACCCATCTCCACGTGACCCTGACGGTGGAGGGCGAGGGGGTGAAGGAGACCGTCCCCCTGCGGGTGCACAACATCATCGCCCGCTTCAACGGCGGCATGGGCGCCCGGGACGAGAACACCGAAGCCTTCAACATCTTCATGGTCGAGGCCTCCCAGGAGCTCATCGCCCGCCTCAACCGCCGCTTCTTCCAGGCTCCACCGAACCCGGCCCTGGAGGCGTCCATCGCCGGTCTCAGCCCGACCCTTGTGGGCGAACGGGAGTCGGAGCTGCGCCGCATCGGCCTCTCCGGCTCGCCTGAAGCCATCCAGCCCCTCCTCGAGCTGCTCCGCCAGCTCCCGGACGAGAATCACCGCGTCCACGTGGTGGAGGCTCTCACCTGGCTGGGCGCCGAAGAAGCGGTGCCGGTGCTCATCGAGCGCTACAAGGAGGAGGACGAGGATGTCCGCTACTACACCTTGAAGCTCGTCGACGCATTGGGCGGCGACGAGGTCGAAGAATTCCTCAAGACCCGCGCCCGCTTCGACCCCGACCGCGCCTGCCGCGAGTTCGCCAATCAGCTGATGGAGCTGCACGGGCCCTGATTCGCCCGCTGGAAGAACGATGACTAAGTCCCGAGCCCACCGCTACCCACTGAGCGTGGCACCGATGATGGATCGCACGGACCGGCATTTCCGGTTCTTCCTGCGCTGCATCACCCGGCGGACGCTGCTCTACACCGAGATGGTGACCACCGGGGCGGTGATCCATGGGGATCGGGACTACCTGTTGGGCTTCGATGCGGCGGAGCATCCGCTGGCGTTGCAGCTGGGTGGGGAGGATCCGGGGGAGCTCGCCGAGTGCGCCCGCATCGCTCGAGACTGGGGCTATGACGAGGTCAACCTCAACGTCGGCTGTCCCAGCGACCGCGTGCAGCAGGGCCGCTTCGGCGCCTGCCTGATGGCCGAGCCAGATCGCGTCGCCCGAGCCGTCGAAGCCATGCGCAGCGCGGTGGATCTGCCGGTGACGGTCAAACACCGCATTGGCGTCGACGACTTGGACCGCTACGAGGACATGCTGCGCTTCGTCGACGGGGTCAGCGAGGCCGGCGCCGACCGCTTCTCCGTCCACGCCCGCAAGGCCTGGCTTCAGGGTCTGAGCCCGAAGGAGAACCGCACCGTCCCGCCGCTGCGCTACGAGGACGTCTACCGCCTCAAGGCCGAGCGCCCGCATCTCCAGATCGAGATCAACGGCGGCATCCTCACCCTCGAGGCAACTCGCGAGCACCTGCGCCACGTCGACGCCGTGATGGTGGGCCGGGCCGCCTACGACGATCCCTACGAATGGGTTCTCGCCGACTCCAGTCTCTTCGGCGAAGCGACGCCCCCGCCCACCCGCGCCGAAGTCGTGGAGGCCTTCCTCCCCTACGTCGAGCGCTGGGTCTCCCAAGGCCAACCGCTCAACCACCTCACCCGCCACATCCTCGGCCTCTTCACCCAATGCCCCGGTGCCAAAGCCTGGCGCCGCCACTTGAGCGAGAACGCCCACCGCCCCGGCGCCGGCCCGGAAGTGATCACCGCCGCCCTGGAGCTGGTGCCGGAAGACGTGCGCAACGCTCTGCCGGCCCCTGCCCTGGCCACCGCCGGCAGCTGAGGCCCCCAAAGAGGCCCCACAACGAGGAGAGCCCCCGCGCAGCCACGAAGGCCACGCGGGGGCAGAGGAGACTGAGTCGAGAAGCGGCACGCCGCTTCAGGGACAGGCTCAGGGATAGCCGCAGAGGTCGTCGATCCAGAACTCCTGGCCACCGACCCGGAAGTACTTGATGTTGCCGGAGAGCTTGACCCGACCGGTGAAGCCCCCCGGAATGGCGACCTGGCTGACGTTGACGTTGACGCCGCCGAGCATCGCCGGAGCGGCCCAGATATCGCCGATGAACACCGCGCTGCCGTTGACCGACAGATTCTCGATGCCGCCCAGGTCGACATAGTCGAAGACCACGGTGGTGGGCAGGCTACCCCAATTGCTGAAGTCGAAGATCATGTCGATATTGTTGAAGCGCAGACTCTGGGTCGGCCCCAACCACGGCGGCGCGTTGTCGATGTAGGCGACGTTGAAGCCGCTACCGCCACCGCCATAGAGAATCTTCTGCACGTAGGCGTCGATGCCCATGGCGTTGAAGACAAAGTCCCCCGGAACGTCCCCGGCGGGGTTGCCATAGAGCGTCCCGAGGGGGAAGGGCGGCGGCTCGAAGTCAATGCAGGCGCCCTGGGCAGTCGCCGGCATCGCGAAGCCGACAGTGGCCAGGGTCAAAGCTAGGCAAAGGCTGAGAAAGAGTTTGCGTACGGTCATGATCGTCTCTCCTTGAGATAGATGCAATCGAAGAATGGGGATGTCCGCTCCGGCTTCGGTGCGGTCATCGCCGCGTGCAAACCCCCTAGAGCACTTCCCGTGCCAGCCTTCCGAAACGCCGCCCGCTTCGGCGGGCCATCGCCCCAATCCACAGGAGTCCCCTCAAATCTTTGATCCGCAAACACTTAGCTTCTACTTCCAGATTCTTCCGGCAGAGCGCCTAGAAACCCACCAACGACTCCTCAGCCCCCCGAACGCCCCGACCGCCCACATTGTTGGCAGCCCCCCAAATCCAACGCAGACCGCATCTTCCTCGCCCGAAGCCACCGCCGCGGCCGATCCGTGCCCACGATGTGGACGCCGGCCACCGCTGCCCTCTTGCGCTAGCCAAAAAACCGACGATTCTGTCCCAATATCGAATGCCGAGACTCTATCGACGCCGATGGAGCCCGCTGCCGTTATGATGGGTGCGGCACGAATTCATCGCAGCACTGCAAGCTGAGGACCGAGGAGAGATCGATGGCCGAAGAGCTCTACTTTCGCCAATTGCTCGCCGGGGAACAGGTCGCCCGGGTCAACCCCGCCGCGGGGCAAATGCGCAACTTCATGTACTTGATCGGCGACCCCGAGAGCCGCGAGGCGATGATCGTCGACCCCGCCTGGGACGTCAGTGGCTTGATCAAGATCGCTCAGGAGGACGACTACAAGATCGTCGGCGCTCTGGTCACCCACTACCACCCGGATCACGTCGGCGGCAGCCTCTTCGGGCTCAAGGTGGAGGGGCTACAGGAGATGTTGGAGCAGGTCTCGGTGCCCATCTATGTCAACAAGCACGAGGCCGACGGGCTGAAGAAGGTCACGGAAGTCAGCGACAGCGACCTGCGCAAGGTCGACGACAGCGACACCACCCAGCTGGGCTCGGTGGAAATCCGCTTCCTCCACACCCCCGGCCACACCCCCGGCAGTCAATGCTTCCTCATCGGCAACCGCCTGGTGGCCGGCGACACCCTCTTCGTGCGCGGCTGCGGCCGGGTGGACCTTCCCGGCGGCGACCCGGAGGCGATGTACCACACTCTCACCGGCAAGCTCGCCAAGCTCCCCTCCGACACCATCCTCTACCCCGGCCACCACTACGGCCCCCAGGAAACCTCCACCATCGGCGACGAGCTGCGCCACAACCACTATCTGAAGATCCGCTCCCTGGAAGACTGGACGCGGTTGATGGGTGGGCATTAGAGCCCTTGCCGGTTGGTGGGCTGGCGCCCACCCTACGGATCCTTACTCCCTCGCGGGACTTTGCTGGTTCCCACGCTCCAGCGTGGGAACCGACAGCTGTCCACTGAGCGCTAACGCCGAAGCCCCGCTCCAGCGGGGCACACCATCGTCCGGACCAAGCCCCCGCCCCCGACGCTGGAGCGTCTCCCCTGTGCTCCCACGCTGGAGCGTGGGAGCCAGCGAACTGTTGCTGGTTCCCGTAGCGGCTCCACCTACGGCCGATTCCTCCCCAACTGCCGATCCAACCAACACCGGTATGAGGAAGGGGTCGGGTTCCGAGGATGGCGTCTGCGCCACCCGCAGGACCCGACTCCCGACCGGACGGGCCCTACGGCCCTTGCTGAATCGGAGGGTCCCTCTCTCAGTCTCCGAAAAAGTCATCCAGCCGCGAGAGCAACTCCTGATCGGAAGCCGGCCCCGGCCCGTCGGACCAGCGTTCCTCCGGCTCGGCGAGGGTGAAGACTTCTTCGTCCACCAGCTGATCGAGGTTGCGGATCTCGGTGATCAGGCCGCTGACCTCGCCGAGCTCACCGCTCCAGCTATTCCACGAGCCGCGGCCGGTGGTTTGCTCCGGGTGGAGGAGATAGAGATTCTGCTTGGCGCGGGTGACGGCGACGTAGAAGAGGCGGCGCTCTTCTTCGTAGGACGCCTCATTGTCCAGCGAGCGATGGCTAGGGAACTGGCCGTGGCTGAGATTGAGCACGAAGACGCTATGCCATTCCAGGCCCTTGGCGGAATGCACCGTCGACACCGTCAGCCACTCGTCCTCCGGATCGCTGGGGCCGTCCCGGCGGGCCACCTCCGGCGGATCGAGGGCGATGTCGGTGAGGAAGCGCTCGACGCTGCGGTAGCGTTCCGAGATTACCTGCAGCGACTCCAAATCTCCCTGCCGGCGGCGGGCGTCGTCGTAATTGCGCTTGAGCAGCGGCCGGTAATACTGCACCGCTGCCGCCACCCGCTCGTCGACGCTGAGGGTCGTGTCCACCAGCGCGTCCAAGACCTTGCGCAGCCGCGCCAAGTCCTGGCCGTAGCGTAGCCGGGCGAAGCTCTCGTCCTCCAGGATGGACCAATCCCCTCGGTTCTCCGCCACCGCCGCCGCCACCTTGCGGGCGGTGGTGGGGCCGACCCCTTCGAAGAGCTGGAGCACCCGGAACCAGGCGGAGTCGTCCAGCGGATTGACGCTCAGCCGCAAGAGCGCCGAGACGTCCTTGACGTGGGCCGCCTCCACAAAGCGCAGACCGCCGAATTTGCGGAACGGGATGTTGGCGTTGTTGAGCTCCACCTCCAGCGAGTTGCTGTGCCAGGCCGCCCGGGAGAGCACGGCGATCTCCCCCAGGGGTACCCCCTCCTCCCGCAGCTCGAGCACCCGCCGGCAAATGTAGCGGGCCTGGGCGTGGTCGTCCGGCGCGCGTACGAAGCGCGGCCGCGCCAGCCCCTCCACCTCGGTGAACAGGCTTTTCGAATACTTCTCCTCGGCGCTCTCCAACACCGCGTTGGCCAGATCGAGGATCGGCTGGCTGCTGCGGTAATTCTGCTCCAGCACCGTGACCTTCGCTTCGGGGAAGATCTTGGGGAAATCCAAGATGTTGCGGTAGTGGGCGCCGCGGAAGGAATAGATGCTCTGGGCGTCGTCCCCCACCACCATCAGATTCTGGTGCCCGGTGGCCAGCAGCGCCGCGATGTGGGCCTGCAGCCGGTTGGTGTCCTGATACTCGTCCACCATGATGTAGCGGTAGGTGGCGGAGAGCTGCCGCCGCACCCCCTCATGGTCCCGCAGCAGCTGGCGCAGATAGACCAGCAGATCGTCGTAATCGAGCACATTCTGCTGCTTCTTGCGCTCGGCGTAGGCCTTGCTCAGCGCCTCCAGCTCGTCCAGCTCCTCGGCGAATTGAGGGTACTCCTCGTCCAGAATCTGCTCCAGCGAGCGGTGGGTGTTGACCCGTTTGGAGAAGATGTCGAGGATGGTCATCTTGCGCGGGAAGCGGCGGTCCCGGCGGTCCAGTCCCGCCTGGGAGCGCAGCAGGCCGATCAAATCCCCGGAGTCGGCGCGGTCGAGGATGGTGAAGCCGGAGCCAAAGCCTACCCGCTGCCCGTGGCGCCGCAGCACCTGATTGGCAAAGCCGTGAAACGTGCCGCCGGCGACTCGGGCACAGCGCTCGTCCAGCACCCCCGCCGCCCGCCGCAGCATCTCGCTGGCGGCCTTGCGGGTGAAGGTGAGGAGCAGAATCGACTCCGGCGCCACCCCCCGTTGCACCAGGTGGGCGACCCGATAGACCAGCGTCCGGGTCTTGCCGCTACCGGCCCCGGCGATCACCAGCTGCGGCCCCTCCAACGCCTCCACCGCCGCCCGCTGGCTCGGGTTCAGCTCGCTCAGCAGATCCACGCTCTCGTCGCTCATATGCCCCGAACTCTACCCCACGATGCCGGCATCGTCGGGTGCTCCGAGCCCGAGCAGCGTCTCTTGATCCAACGACTCAGGCCGCCGGGCGTCTCAAAGAACACCCGGCGGCCTGCAGACTTCCACCCTCAAACGCAGCAGGCGGTGCCCGCGGCAGCTTTGGAAGCCGAGCTATCGCAGGCTGGGCCGGTGTCGCCGTCGAGAACGGCGAAGACCTCCCATCGGTAGCCGTCGGGATCCTGCGCCCACACTTTGTCCTGGAGGGCATGGCAGCAATCCACCCCCTCTTCCTCCAGAGTCATCAACCCCGCCGCCTCCAACCGCTGGATGGCGTCCTTCACCACCTGCGACGACGGCACCTGGACTCCCAGATGGTTGAGAGCTCCCGGTTCCTTCACCGGATGCTCGTTCAACGCCAGATTGAGCGGCGGCTCGGCGACGTCGAATTTGGCGTAGCCCGGGTACTGCTTCACCGGCTCGGCGCCGAAGAAGGCCCGGTAAAACTCCACCGAGCGCTGGACGTCGTTGACGTTGAGGGACACGTGGACCTTGAGGCACGCTTCCCCGGCGGAGACCTGGGGGCCGGTGCTTACGGAATTGGAAGCGGGAGTCTGGGATTCGCCAGGCTGGGATTCAGAAGTCAAGTTGCTCATGATCGTTCTCCTTGGATAGCTCTCTGCGTTTCTAGAAATATCGAATTGTTGGCGTAAAGATTGGCGGGATCAGCTCGTGGGCTTCATGATCGGCTCCTTTCTGTCGGAGAGATATCGAGTCAGAGAGAGTCTGCTACCGCTTCTTTGGTAGCGAGATCTGCACCACTTCCTGCCCGTCCGGCCGGCGAGTGCAGCATTCGGCGTAGAGGAAGTCCAGCAGCGACTGCAGCGCCTGGGATCCCGCGGTATATCGCAAGAACCGCCCCTCCCGGCTCTGCTCCACCAGCCCCTCCCGGTGCAGCGCATCCAAATGGTGCGACAA
Protein-coding sequences here:
- a CDS encoding HEAT repeat domain-containing protein, producing MRASTYCLFALTFVLLVGIALPVQAAKPLAEVNLELGRTETNRITAPVFDTAQAPSVRFEPLQVDFDTSGLVVRRLVKRVPQNTLPANLDVGQLLTDGLTWEGRSMGLGRAEGDSPDWTVSGRIDDLFLATRPIPFGPILYYTHLHVTLTVEGEGVKETVPLRVHNIIARFNGGMGARDENTEAFNIFMVEASQELIARLNRRFFQAPPNPALEASIAGLSPTLVGERESELRRIGLSGSPEAIQPLLELLRQLPDENHRVHVVEALTWLGAEEAVPVLIERYKEEDEDVRYYTLKLVDALGGDEVEEFLKTRARFDPDRACREFANQLMELHGP
- the dusA gene encoding tRNA dihydrouridine(20/20a) synthase DusA codes for the protein MTKSRAHRYPLSVAPMMDRTDRHFRFFLRCITRRTLLYTEMVTTGAVIHGDRDYLLGFDAAEHPLALQLGGEDPGELAECARIARDWGYDEVNLNVGCPSDRVQQGRFGACLMAEPDRVARAVEAMRSAVDLPVTVKHRIGVDDLDRYEDMLRFVDGVSEAGADRFSVHARKAWLQGLSPKENRTVPPLRYEDVYRLKAERPHLQIEINGGILTLEATREHLRHVDAVMVGRAAYDDPYEWVLADSSLFGEATPPPTRAEVVEAFLPYVERWVSQGQPLNHLTRHILGLFTQCPGAKAWRRHLSENAHRPGAGPEVITAALELVPEDVRNALPAPALATAGS
- a CDS encoding MBL fold metallo-hydrolase, with translation MAEELYFRQLLAGEQVARVNPAAGQMRNFMYLIGDPESREAMIVDPAWDVSGLIKIAQEDDYKIVGALVTHYHPDHVGGSLFGLKVEGLQEMLEQVSVPIYVNKHEADGLKKVTEVSDSDLRKVDDSDTTQLGSVEIRFLHTPGHTPGSQCFLIGNRLVAGDTLFVRGCGRVDLPGGDPEAMYHTLTGKLAKLPSDTILYPGHHYGPQETSTIGDELRHNHYLKIRSLEDWTRLMGGH
- a CDS encoding ATP-dependent helicase, encoding MSDESVDLLSELNPSQRAAVEALEGPQLVIAGAGSGKTRTLVYRVAHLVQRGVAPESILLLTFTRKAASEMLRRAAGVLDERCARVAGGTFHGFANQVLRRHGQRVGFGSGFTILDRADSGDLIGLLRSQAGLDRRDRRFPRKMTILDIFSKRVNTHRSLEQILDEEYPQFAEELDELEALSKAYAERKKQQNVLDYDDLLVYLRQLLRDHEGVRRQLSATYRYIMVDEYQDTNRLQAHIAALLATGHQNLMVVGDDAQSIYSFRGAHYRNILDFPKIFPEAKVTVLEQNYRSSQPILDLANAVLESAEEKYSKSLFTEVEGLARPRFVRAPDDHAQARYICRRVLELREEGVPLGEIAVLSRAAWHSNSLEVELNNANIPFRKFGGLRFVEAAHVKDVSALLRLSVNPLDDSAWFRVLQLFEGVGPTTARKVAAAVAENRGDWSILEDESFARLRYGQDLARLRKVLDALVDTTLSVDERVAAAVQYYRPLLKRNYDDARRRQGDLESLQVISERYRSVERFLTDIALDPPEVARRDGPSDPEDEWLTVSTVHSAKGLEWHSVFVLNLSHGQFPSHRSLDNEASYEEERRLFYVAVTRAKQNLYLLHPEQTTGRGSWNSWSGELGEVSGLITEIRNLDQLVDEEVFTLAEPEERWSDGPGPASDQELLSRLDDFFGD
- a CDS encoding ArsI/CadI family heavy metal resistance metalloenzyme; this encodes MSNLTSESQPGESQTPASNSVSTGPQVSAGEACLKVHVSLNVNDVQRSVEFYRAFFGAEPVKQYPGYAKFDVAEPPLNLALNEHPVKEPGALNHLGVQVPSSQVVKDAIQRLEAAGLMTLEEEGVDCCHALQDKVWAQDPDGYRWEVFAVLDGDTGPACDSSASKAAAGTACCV
- a CDS encoding metalloregulator ArsR/SmtB family transcription factor, translating into MSPTTNTPDSRRYAAMFAALGHEARVEVLRLLLAAHPVGMVAGEIQQELEIPASTLSHHLDALHREGLVEQSREGRFLRYTAGSQALQSLLDFLYAECCTRRPDGQEVVQISLPKKR